GATTATGGATATAATGACTACCACATAAGAAATGTAAGTATTGCTACACCAACTAAAGACGCTACATGGTATTTTATGTACACGGTTTAAAACATAAGAAGAACTTAAATAATTGGATTTTCATACTGCTGACAGTTACATTTGTCAGCGGTTTTTGTTCTTTACAAAATAAATTAGCCCATATGTCTTTTAAAACACATGGGCTTGTAATCAATCATTAAAAACCTATTATTTCAATATAAAATCAAATGACACTAAAACTTTTTCAAAAGAGATAATTGCACTACGTCCATGAATAAAACAATTGTGATTTAAGCTGTAGACGTTGTCATTAAAGCATAAATTCGGCACTTTAACTACCATCACACAGCATCCACTATCAGTTACTCAATGTACCATTATCATCCCAACACACATTATCTCCATCTTCTCTAAGGTGATTTAAAACCTTGCCTATTCCCTCTCTAGTATAGGAACTTACTCGGAAAATTGTTTTACAGCCTGCAAGCTTCAACCAATATTCAGCTTGGTTAGCATTAGCATCAGACCTGTCTATCTGTGTTACTATACCTACAACCTCTCTGTTTACACAAGGTGCAATATTAGGTGGAAATATAGAATAAGGTTCTATGGCACTAAGTAAAAGCCCTACTACATCTGCCTCATAGGAATATATAGCAAGTGCACTTCCCAGGGACCTATTTTCTGCATATTCCCCTGGAGTATCAATAACTGCATCATAGTGATTGATATACTGAGTCTTATGATAAACTATATCCTGTCCTCTTAATGCCTGAGTCAAAGTAGTTTTTCCACATCCACTTCTACCAAATAATATTATTTTCCTCATACAATCTCACCTACGTTCTTGTTATTTCACATACTGTAAAAAAAAGCTTGTCCCTGCAATAATTTGCAACTGCTTTCATAGCAGACTCAACTTCTGCAACTCCTCCTGTTATAATAAGCGTTCCACTGAATCTATCTACAAAGCCAATGTCTATGTTAGCTGCTTTAGAAGCAATGTCTCCTGTAATGATTGCAGTTTCGCTGGGGCTCATACATACAATTCCAATAGCTGCCTTGCCATAATCAATGGTAGGATTTAATCCTAGTTTTTTATATATAATATCATCAGGACTGGCAATTATGTGTGCAATTGTGATTTGCTTACCTGGAACAGTTTCCTGAATAATTCTCACTTTACCTTCTTGTGCCAGTATATTTTGTAAATCCATGTCACAATCTCCTTTTCGACTTTTTCGATATTAGTTAAGTTAATAATACGCCACTAATGCGTATTTGTCAACTACGGAGAGGAAGTTATACCAGGATAAATAGGTGAAAATTTATAGCTCTATAAACAAAATTAGGTTTCATAAAATTTCTATATATTTTAATTTACCTATAAAATTTTATATATCAATATCCTTATAATAGTATTTAGAAAAATATACTATATATAAGGGAAAATACATATTCCATGCCACATAGTGAAAGAACCTGGATACCCAAGTTCTTTTACCATATTTTTAAGAGGAGTAACTTTGTTATGTTACTTTAGTATTTATCAATAATTTGTTAATGACTATTTAAAATATCTATTTAACAATCCCTGGAATGCACTTCCGTGTCTTGCTTCATCTTTACACATTTCATGCACTGTATCATGAATTGCATCATAGTTTAATTGTTTAGCAAGAGTTGCTAAATCCTTTTTCCCCTTACAGGCTCCTTCTTCTGCATCTACTCTCATCTGTAAATTTTTCTTTGTATCTGCCACTACAACTTCTCCTAGTAATTCAGCAAATTTAGCAGCATGTTCTGCTTCTTCAAAAGCTATTCTCTTATATGCTTCTGCAACTTCTGGATATCCTTCTCTATCTGCCTGACGGCTCATAGCTAAATACATTCCAACCTCTGAACATTCTCCTGTAAAGTTAGCTCTTAATTCTTCTACTACTTTTGGATCCACATCTTTTGCAACACCTATTACATGCTCATCTGCCCAACTGATTGCTCCAGCTTCTTTCTTTTCCATGAACTTTTCTGCTGGTGCACCACAAACAGGACATTTTGCTGGAGGTGTATCCCCCTCATGAACATAACCACATACTGTACAAACAAATTTTTTCATTATAAATTCCTCCCTATATATATTTATATTATATAATTATTTTTATAAGTTTCTCTTAACAATTATTATTATATAATATATATTATTATATTGCAAGAGGTTTTTAAAATTTTTTTATTTCTTTTAATATTTCTTTTTCTACTTTGTTGCAATCAGGTACATAGCTTTTTAATATATCCATATCTCCTCTTAATATATATCTCCCCAAAAACGCGGGAACAAGCACACTGTCTCCTGTAAATACAGGAAGCACTCCTCCTTTATATATTAAGTTTCCATAACCCCGAACACATGTAAATATATAAAATCTCTCCTCATCACTTTCCTCTGCCACCTCTGTATGAATATTATATAATTCTAAGGAAAATTCCCTACAAAGACATAAATAAGTTTTTTCACAGCCTTTTCTTTTCAGCGTAACCCCCATGCTTTTTTCTCCTTTTAAGTTAAAGTCTATTACATGTAGAGCTTTTTCGATATGGAGCTCCCTTTCTCTTCCATAATCATAAATTCTATAGGTTATATCACTATTTTGCTGAATTTCTGCTACAATTACTCCTGCCCCTATAGCATGAACAAGTCCACTTTTTATAAAATATACATCTCCTCTATTTACAAGCACCTTATTTAAATGTTTTTCTAGAATTCCCCGTGTAATGGCACCTTTAAGTTCATCTCCATTTGTTATATTTTTAGTACCTAGTATCAAGCTGGCTCCTTCAGCTGCCTCCATTACATACCAGACTTCCGATTTTCCCCAATCCTTTTCCACATTATTGGCGTATATATTATCAGGATGAACTTGTATAGAAAGTTTATCTCTGGCATTAATGAGTTTTACTAGAAGTGGAAATCTATCCAATTTAATTTTTCTTCCTAAAAACCTCTCTCCTCCCTTTAAAATAAGCTCATCAAACCTAGCACCCTTTAACTTTCCATTTGCTACTATTCCCATACCATTTTTGTGACATGCTATATCCCAGCTTTCCCCTATTTTTCCCTCCGGCAGATTACTTCTAAAGAGTTCCAGATCTCTTCCTCCCCAAATTTTACTGTAATATAAGTTTTCGAACTTAATTGGATATAACATAATTCATCTCCTTATATTTAAGATTTAATGATTATGTTATATACTTATAAAAGCTAAAACATTATTATTACATAATATAAAATTAGATAATATCATATACCAAAAAATAAAAAAACCTTCTGACAGTTAACTTGCCAGGAGATCTCTTATAATGAAATTTTCTTAAAACAATAATTTCAAAATACCCCAATTAATTTTTAATATATTTTTTTATTTCTTCAAAACCAACTTTGCTTAAACTACTAACTTTAAATATAGTCTCTGCTCCTGCCATGCTTAACATTTCTTCTACCATTTTAACACTATCCATATCCTCACAAAGATCCATCTTAGTTATTATACCTATAACAGGTTTAGCAAATATGCCGGCAAAGCTTGGAGGAAATACACTTTCCATACTTGTACAATCCTGACAAATAGCCATAATATCACAATCCGCTGAAATAATTGTAAGTGATCCATACCACTTGTTTTCTATATATTGTCCCGGTGTATCTATAAATGTACCATTTATAATATCTGTAGTTTGAGTACTTCTATAGCTCATTTCTTCAATACTTACATCCTGTCCACTTATAGCCTTACATAAAGTGGTTTTTCCCGAGCCTGTTTTCCCTATTACCATTACAATTTTCATGATAACTCCCCTATTGGCTATATTTAGTAAAATATTCCAAATATCTTATTCAATATCCTCTTTAATAAGTCATCTTATCTAAACTACCCCATTTTCAATTTTATGCTTGAAATAAATATTTGTCAATACTAACGTTTCAAGTTTATCCAAAGGCTGTAATTTAACTCTCCTCTATTCCAAAGCGGAACATAATAACTGCTGCTCACTTAGATAAGTTTTTCTAAAGCTCAGATGGGAAAATCATTATTTACTCAAAGCTTATTTTACATAACTTGTAACTATATACTTCATAAATACATATAATTTAATTAACAGTAAAAAATAGGAGTTGTATATATGTACGATTATGACTACTTGAGATTTGAAGACGACCCCATGTACGATGAAGTTAACTATGAAGATACTACTTATGATGACATACCCCAAATGTTAGATCCCGTAAATCAATTTTATTGCCCTTATCTTCAGTTTTATGCATTTCACCCACCTATGTATATGCCTAATATGCCTAGGCAGCAAAGTCCTCACAGACTTCCACCAGGACCTCCTCCAGCTCATACTCCTTCGAAAAAAAATGCCAGTACAACAAAGTCATCCTTAAGACCATGCTTATTTAAATATACTCACATATGGCCAAAAAGAGGTAACCCATTTTGGGCATGGATTACCCATGTAGACAGAAACAGTATTTCTGGTTATAGGTGGTACAGAAATAGATGGACCTATTTTGGTATGAGCATAAGACAAATAGAAGGTTTTATATGTCAATAATCATTCAGGGACGCTTCAGTCCCTGTTAATTTCCCTGCTTATACGAAGTCTGCCGCTGCTAATACCCAAATACCCCAGTATTAACAATGCTATGCCCCTGGATAAGTCCTTCTACGGTTCAAATGGAGAAAAGTAAAAACTCCATCTAAACCTCTGAATCCCTTGATTTTAAATAAGTTTTACTATTTTCTTCCGATAAACACTCCTTTTTCGGGCAAAAATCTCTGTACAAATCCATCAAACTTACGTGTTTTACACTTTCAGAACTATATCTTCCTATTTTAAATGCCAATTGTATAGAAAATCCCAAGGTTAATGCAATTATAAGAGTTCCTATGCCAACAGGTCCTCCTAAAAAATACCCTACAATCAATACACTTCCTTCTATAAACGTTCTTATCATCCATACAGGCTTATCTGTTTTTTTCACTAGGCCCTCCATTAAACTGTCTCTGGGGCCTGCACCTAGATTGACTTTTAAGTAAAAATATGTTGCCCACCCTATTACCAAGACACCTATACCCAGCATAAGTATTCGTGCTATCAATGCATCTGCTGTCTTTATAATATTAAATTTTTCAATTATATCAATAAAAAATCCTATAAATATCATATTAAATACACTGGCCAATCCCAAAGGTACACCCATAAAGTAGCATATCGCCAATATTAAAATTCCTACTAACTGTGATACCTGCCCTAATGTAAAGATACTATGTTTTACTATACCTACATGTAATACATCCCAGGGACCCATTCCTAAATTACAGTGCAAAGTCAATAATATTCCTATAGAATATAGAATCAGCCCAAAGAATAAAGAAGGCATTTTTTTTATGAGCTGAATCATTATGTATTTTTTGTTTTCCCTAGTATTATTCATTTTAAGTTCTCCTACTAATATATTAATATATGCTGCATTTTATGTTAACATCTTAATTTAATAATTTCAATAAATTCATTATTAAATATATAACTTGTACACTAAATATTTTATTGATTACGAACTTTTATTGCTATATGAAAATTTCACACCTAATAAATATATAAATATACTAAGTACTATTATGTACATTATAATATATATTGGATGAAGCATCCATGAAGAACTGGTATTATAAATAGAAAAAGTTCCAAAAAATATGAATATACCTCCTGCTGCCCACTTTATATATTTATCTGGAATATGCTTATATATCCAGGCTCCACCTATAATCCCTATACCATCTGCAATAATCATTCCCAGTGTTGTCCCTATAAATGTTAATATAGGCTCATTTCCTTTTGCAGATATGGTTATTGTCATAAGTTGAGTTTTATCTCCCATTTCTGCTAAAAAGAAAGCTATAATAACTGTAACAATCGGTCCAAATCTGCTCCTATTACTATTTTCTCCATCAATCTTATCTCCCCTTAAAGTCCAGAGGCCAAAAATCAAAAAAGATATTGCAGCTGCTATATTTACTATTTTCATAGATATGAGAGAACTCAAATAACTTCCTACTGCCACTGCTAGTCCATGGTTAAAAATAGTAGCTATAAGTACTCCTGATAACACCTCCTTTATTTTGTACTTACTTGCCATGGCCATAGCAAGCAACTGAGTTTTATCTCCCATTTCTGCAATAACCACAAGTAACAGTGCTTGTATAAATGTATCCATTAAATCTACCTCCTAAAATATAAAAGAGACTTTTAGCACAATGAAATTTATTATATTTAAAATTTTTCAACATAAATCATTTATGCTGAAAAATTTTAAATACATAAGTAACATTGTGTTAAAAGTCTCACTTGACTGATATCAGCCATGATAAAGCCAGACCAAAAATAAAGGTCAGTATGTTGACTTTATCTCCACCATAGGGTAGTTACTCCCCTTTAACATCTGAATTTATAATATTTTCTTTAATGATTTTATCATAGTTTTTAAACTTAGTAAAATATATTTTAGATATTGATTTTTAAGGAATTTTTCCTATGTTTTTTCACCAGATAAAATAACCACTGTTGTTATAATACATATTGCTCCTATCCATTCCATTATTCCAAAGCTTATATGGAGCCACAACACAGATAAAAACACTGAGGATAAAGGTTCAACACAGGCCAACACATTTGTCTCTGAAGGTTTTATATGATTTGTGCTTTCCATATAACACCAAAAAGGAATTAACGTTCCAAATATCACCACAAAAATAACTCCAGATATGGAAGCTCCAGACCATTGTCCTGTAAAATCCCAGGGGTGATAAAATAAACTAAATGTTAGTCCTCCAATAAGCATACCCCATCCAACTACAACAACAGAATCCCATTTACTCAAAAGAGAACAAGGTTGTAATGTATAAAAAGCTAATGCGAAAGCAGAACTAAGACCCCAAAATAACCCCAGTTTAGAAATAGACAAGGCATGAACATTTCCATGGGTAATTATAAAAAAAGTACCTACTATAGCTAAAATAATAGCCACTGCTTGTCTCAAACCTGGAATCTTTTTTAAAAATACAGCTAGATAACAAGTAATTATAACCATTGATAAGTACTGAAGTATAGTTGCTGTAGCAGCATTTGAATATTTAATAGCAGCAAAATATGTATATTGTACTCCTAGCATACCTATGATACTAAATAAGATAAGGTTGAATCTGTGATGTCTATATTTCCATATGTCCCATATATCTTTCTTTAATTTGAAAAAAGCATAGCATAATAAAATTACTCCTGATAATAATAATCTAATTACCACAAGCCATTCTGGAGTAAATTTTTTTTGGAATAGATACTGGGCAACGGTACCCGATACTCCCCACAGCACAGCTGCAAATATTACAAGTACTATTCCTTTTGTTCGCGATTGAACCTTTACTGCACCCTCAACAAGCATATATCCTTACCTACTTTCTTTATAACAATTATCCTTTATATCCAATCTTATATTATTGGATAATCCTGGATAAAAAACAACTAAATTGGCTTCTTTTTCAGAAAAAAGCAGCAGCCACGCATATCCCATTGGTATTATATCATAATTAAATCACACATGGTGGTTATTTATATAAAATTCCCCTTCAACTGTAGCCCATTTATGCTACTAATAAGATTATACCTATAATTACCAAGTTTTGGTTTTTGATTCACAGGTTAGTTTTTCCACATATATAATTTATATTTTATACATAAGTGCAATTGCAAACAGAAAAAATAATCATATATATTTAGAATTTGGAGGGATTTATATTGGAAAATACACATGATTTTCATTCACCCGCAACAAATCTCATTGGGATTGGAGCCATTAAAGATTTACCATTAGAATTGATGCCTTATAAATTGAGCAAGGCTTTAATTGTTACGGACAAGAATATAATAAAACTTGGTTATGTTGAAACAGTAGAAAAAATATTAAAAAGTTTATTTATCTCTTACGATATATTTGATGGTATTTTGCATCCAGATTGTACTATTTCATTTGTGGAAGATGCCCTTACCTATTTTAAAAAGAGATTGAATATATTAAAACGAAGCTACCATATTATAATATCCATAGGAGGTGGAACTAACCATGATTGTGCAAAGGCTGTAGCTATTATAGCAACAAATGGTGGCTCCATAGAGGATTACGAAGGATATGAAAAAATGAAAAATCCTGCTCTGCCAGTAATATCAATAAACACCACCTCTGGTTCAGGATCTGAAATATCCAATTTTGCAATTATAGAGGATGAAAGTAGAAAGGTAAAAATGACTATAGGAGATTCTAAAATGATGCCTATTATATCTGTAAATGATCCTATGTTTATGCAAACTATGCCTCCAGATGTGACTGCAAGCTCAGGTATTGACGTCCTAACTCATTCAATAGAAGGATTTGTATCTACTGAGGCTTCACCCATTACAGATAGCCTGGCATTGAAATCTATTAAATTAGTTTTTAAGTATTTAAAAAGAGCCTACGAAAATGGAAATGATCTAGAAGCTAGAGAACAAATGATGTTTGCTAGTGTCATGGCGGGAATGGTTTTTAATAATGCAGGACTTGGATATGTTCATTCCATGTCCCATCAATTAGGAGCACTTTATAATGAAATTCACGGAACTTGTAATGGAATTTTGCTGCCTCATGTATTTGAATTTAATTCTCCATCAATACCTGATGAAAGAATCTTTAATATCAATGAGATTATAGGGTTAGAAGCAGAAACAAAAAAAGATGCAGTTAACAATATTAAGCATAGTATTCAAAATCTCTGTGAAGATATTAAGCTTCCAGATCACCTAAGCTCTATTGGATTTAATGAAAATGATTTAGAATTCATGTCCAAAAATGCCCTAAAAGATATATGTTCCATTACAAATCCAAGAAAAGGAACTCTTACAGATATAATGGATATTTTTAAGGCTGCTATTTAAAACTAATAAAAAGCTCAAACATAGATACCCTATAAGAAAAAGGGCGTTTTTAGCCCTAATTCTTTTACCTTAATTCAAATCATTTCCTTAAAATTTTAAAAAGTTCCTCTTTATTTTTAGGTATACTATTATTCCACGATATTTTTTTACTCTCATTTAAAGCCTCAAAAACTTCCAAAATAAGAGGCTTTTGGAGGTAACATTCTTCTATCAATTTATTGTCTGAAAAAATCTCATAAGGTGTCCCCTCTTTAGCTATTTCTCCATTTTTCATAACAAAAATATAATCTGACCAAGAATATGCCAATTCCACATCATGAGTTGACAATATAACAGTAATACCCTTTTCATTAATATCATTGAATATGTTAATAATCTGTCTGGCATGCTTAGGATCAAGACTTGAAGTAGGTTCATCAAAAACTATTATTTCCGGATTCATAACAAGTATATCTGCAATTGAAACTCTCTTTTTCTGTCCATAACTCAAAAAATGTACAGCTTTTTCCCTGTAGTCATACATGCCTATATTTTTCAAGGCAGTTTCCACTCTTGTTCTCACTTCAATTTCATCAAGCTTTAAATTCATAGCTCCAAAAGAAACCTCTTGATATACACTTGCTGAGAACAATTGATTTTCTGGATCTTGAAAAACAATTCCAATATTTTTTCTCAATTGTAATAAAGATTTTTGATTATATTTTACTTCATTTCCTTTATATATCAAATTGCCTTTGGTAGGTCTTAAGACTCCATTGAAATTCAAAAATAGTGTAGACTTTCCAGAGCCATTGACACCAATAAAAGATATTTTTTTCCCCTTTTCTATTTTTAGATTTATATTATTCAAAGCTTTAGTACCATCTGGATACTGAAAACTTAAATTCTTCGTTTCCAGTATATATTCACTCATATAATCCCTCCAAAAATATCTTTATTAAAACTTATACATATGGCTATAATTTCTATAATAATCATTATTAACATATTCTTATATGAAATTTTATAACTATTTTCTATTAAATTTATCTCCCCGTCATAACATCTTGATTCCATTGCAGTATAAATATCCTGTGAACGTTTATAAGAACTTATAAATAAACAACTAATCAATTTTCCAAGAGAATTATAGCTGGCCTTTATTGTTGAATACCCCAGTCTTGAATTTTGTGAAATGAAAATCATATTGGCTGTATCTAGCAATACAAAAATAAATCTATATATAAGTCCCATTAATTCAACAAATAATTTAGGTACCTTTAGTCGTCTAAGTACCATCAACACTTCAAAAATAGGAGTTGACAGGGCAAGAAAATATAAGCATGAAACCGCAGCAAGAGCCTTAAAAAATATTTTTGAAGACATTTCAACACTTTCTCTTGTACATCCGAGCTTAATATTTAATATGGTAAAACTAAATAATACATCTTTGCTACTTCCAACTACATTTATGGCAATGGTAACAACCCCAATAATCAGAAAAACCATAGGAATCAACATTAATTCCATATATGATCTAATCGGTATTTTTCCCTTAAAAATAGCTACAACGCCCATAAATACTGTAATTATCACTGAATACACTATATTATTTAATAATACACATAATACCATAGTGAAAATACTAAATATAAACTTTTCCATGGGGTTACTACTTCTTAATTGAGATGTATAGGCTAGCTTGTCTATGGAAATCATAATTTGTCTTTTTCCACTCTCTTAGACTTGCCTTTTGAATATCCCAGATAATAACACACTACTCCTGAACCAATAGCCGCCTGCAATGCAAATAAAAGGCTTTCTATTTCACCACTTGGAGGCTCCCACACTGAAGAAAACCAAGGCTTGTAGCTTTTATCAATTTGAGTGATTGCCTTTTCTGCTTTATCATCTGAACCTGCAAATTCAGCATTTTTCATAAATACTAACGGGATAACTGCTATTAATATCACAAGAAAAGCCAATAATAAATTTTTCTTAAATATATTATTAGTTTTATTTTCTACACTCATTTTATTATACCTCCTCTGATATAACTTTTAGCTGTACAAGTTCTTCCTTATTATAATTATTTAAAATGTTAAAAACTATAACAGTTAATATTCCTTCACTTATTGCAAGGGGAATTTGAGTTACAGCAAATATGCCCATGAACTTAGTCATAGAAACCAATACTCCTCCCGTTGCATCAGGAAATGCCAGCGCAAGCTGAATTGAGGTTGTAACATAAGTCATTAAATCTCCCAGCATGGCAGCTACAAACACAGCTACTGAGGATGATACATTCATTTTTTTCAGTAACTTATACAAAAAATAAGATACCAATGGTCCAACCACAGCCATGGAAAAAGTATTAGCTCCAAGGGTAGTCAATCCTCCATGTGCAAGAAGCAGTGCTTGAAATATAAGAACTATAACACCCAAAACACTCATAACTGCAGGCCCAAAAAGTATAGCTCCAAGTCCTACCCCTGTTGGATGAGAACAACTTCCTGTAACTGATGGAATTTTCAGTGCAGACAAAACAAATGCAAACGCACCTGCCATAGCTATTAACATTTTTATTTTAGGATTCACTCTTATCTTTTGTTTTATAGAAAATAATCCTACCACAACAAAAGGTATGCATATAACACCCCATGCTACACACCACTTTGCAGGAAGAAAGCCTTCCATAATGTGCATGGCATACACACTTTCAGGTATAAATAGTAATGCAAGAAAAATTCCCAATGAAATTTGATACTTTTTTGACATAGATGAAATCCTCCTAATTCTAGAATTTAATATTATTGCACAAAATAAATAATCCTTCTAACAAAAGCATTAAAAGGACAAGACAAAAACTATATTCATTCATAAGGAACTTAATAAGTACATCGCATTTTTTGACACCCCCTATCACTCGTAGAGACCATAGTCAAAAATATAGGCAGGTCTTCTGACTCAAGAATCATCACTTAAATACCCCTTCCCTGTTTCCAAGTGGTTTCTAATGTATTTAAATTCATCTAATACAGCTACGGGATAGTCCAGGAATTTCACCTGATTCCCTTTTAATTAATCAATTAATTGATTAAACCTATATTTTATTATTAAATTTTACTATTATTGTATATACTACACTATAAGCATATCATTATTAGTCCGTAAAATCAACGAATATAATTATACACAAAATACTCCATAAAAAATTTTTAGTGGATATTTAGATAAAATAATACATATTAATAATACAAAACAAATATTTTGTTCTATTTTATTATAATACATTTTGTAAAAACATGCAAACATTACATAAAATATTTGTAATATTAAACCTATATGTAGATTTTTTATATTAATATAACATAGTCATTGTATAAATATCATCATTAAGTTTAATTATATTAAAGATATATTGCCATAATAATACAAAATATTTGTTTTGTTCTAATAAAATATGATAATAGTTAAAACATAAATTTTATTATGGAGGTTTTATGAATATATTTATAGCTAGACAACCTATCTTGGATAAATACAATAGAATTTATGGATATGAACTTTTATTTAGAAATGACATAAAAAAAAATAAATATGGTGAAAATGATGGGGATAAGGCCACTATGGAAATTATAATAAATAGTTTCTTCTATATGGATATAAATAAAATAGCTCAAAATAAGATGGCTTTCATCAATTTTACTGAGAATATTTTAACTTCACAAATATTTCAAATAATTTCACCTAAAACTATTGTAATTGAAATTTTGGAAAATATAAAACCATCCAATAAAATAATAAATGCATGCAAAATTTTAAAACAATATGGTTTTACATTGGCTTTAGACGACTTTAGCTTTAGTTATGAATATGAACAACTTATTAAATTAGTAGACATAATAAAGGTAGATTTTAATATAACTAAGGGTTATGAACGAAAAAATATAGTTAAATTAATTAATACTATAAAGCCTAAAAATATAAAATTTCTTGCAGAAAAAATTGAAACAATTGATGACTTTAATGAAGCTATAGAATACGGCTATACATATTTTCAAGGATATTATTTCAGCAAACCCATAATTATATCAGGTAAAAAAATACCTGAAAATGAACTTATATATGTAAAGATATTGAATGAAGTAAATTCAGAGGAAATCTCTATAACTAATATTGAAAGCTTAATTAAAAATGATGTTTCACTTTCATATAACTTATTAAAGATAATAAACTCAGCTAAGTTCTGCTTAAAAACTAGAATAGAATCAGTTAAGCAGGCCCTTATTTATTTTGGTGAAGACAGAATAAAAAAATGGATAAATCTAACCTGCTTAAAATTAATTTCTCATGATAAACCTGAAATATTCATGATCAATACGCTAGTTAGAGCCCATTTTGCTGAATTAATATTTATTAAATTGGGATTAGCAAAAGACTCCTTCAATGCATTTTTAGCAGGAATGCTATCCTTAATAGATATAATACTTGAAAGACCTTTAAAGGAAATATTAGAAGAATTGAACATATCAGATGAAGTTAAAGGTGCCTTACTGGGAGAAAAAAATAATTATTATAAAATATTAAAACTAATTATTG
This window of the Clostridium kluyveri DSM 555 genome carries:
- the cbiQ gene encoding cobalt ECF transporter T component CbiQ, which translates into the protein MISIDKLAYTSQLRSSNPMEKFIFSIFTMVLCVLLNNIVYSVIITVFMGVVAIFKGKIPIRSYMELMLIPMVFLIIGVVTIAINVVGSSKDVLFSFTILNIKLGCTRESVEMSSKIFFKALAAVSCLYFLALSTPIFEVLMVLRRLKVPKLFVELMGLIYRFIFVLLDTANMIFISQNSRLGYSTIKASYNSLGKLISCLFISSYKRSQDIYTAMESRCYDGEINLIENSYKISYKNMLIMIIIEIIAICISFNKDIFGGII
- a CDS encoding iron-containing alcohol dehydrogenase; translation: MENTHDFHSPATNLIGIGAIKDLPLELMPYKLSKALIVTDKNIIKLGYVETVEKILKSLFISYDIFDGILHPDCTISFVEDALTYFKKRLNILKRSYHIIISIGGGTNHDCAKAVAIIATNGGSIEDYEGYEKMKNPALPVISINTTSGSGSEISNFAIIEDESRKVKMTIGDSKMMPIISVNDPMFMQTMPPDVTASSGIDVLTHSIEGFVSTEASPITDSLALKSIKLVFKYLKRAYENGNDLEAREQMMFASVMAGMVFNNAGLGYVHSMSHQLGALYNEIHGTCNGILLPHVFEFNSPSIPDERIFNINEIIGLEAETKKDAVNNIKHSIQNLCEDIKLPDHLSSIGFNENDLEFMSKNALKDICSITNPRKGTLTDIMDIFKAAI
- a CDS encoding EAL and HDOD domain-containing protein, which encodes MNIFIARQPILDKYNRIYGYELLFRNDIKKNKYGENDGDKATMEIIINSFFYMDINKIAQNKMAFINFTENILTSQIFQIISPKTIVIEILENIKPSNKIINACKILKQYGFTLALDDFSFSYEYEQLIKLVDIIKVDFNITKGYERKNIVKLINTIKPKNIKFLAEKIETIDDFNEAIEYGYTYFQGYYFSKPIIISGKKIPENELIYVKILNEVNSEEISITNIESLIKNDVSLSYNLLKIINSAKFCLKTRIESVKQALIYFGEDRIKKWINLTCLKLISHDKPEIFMINTLVRAHFAELIFIKLGLAKDSFNAFLAGMLSLIDIILERPLKEILEELNISDEVKGALLGEKNNYYKILKLIIAYENEQWDKVRLLNLYFGLNDTDLINAYFESIYQVNLYL
- a CDS encoding energy-coupling factor ABC transporter ATP-binding protein; its protein translation is MSEYILETKNLSFQYPDGTKALNNINLKIEKGKKISFIGVNGSGKSTLFLNFNGVLRPTKGNLIYKGNEVKYNQKSLLQLRKNIGIVFQDPENQLFSASVYQEVSFGAMNLKLDEIEVRTRVETALKNIGMYDYREKAVHFLSYGQKKRVSIADILVMNPEIIVFDEPTSSLDPKHARQIINIFNDINEKGITVILSTHDVELAYSWSDYIFVMKNGEIAKEGTPYEIFSDNKLIEECYLQKPLILEVFEALNESKKISWNNSIPKNKEELFKILRK
- a CDS encoding energy-coupling factor ABC transporter substrate-binding protein; translated protein: MSVENKTNNIFKKNLLLAFLVILIAVIPLVFMKNAEFAGSDDKAEKAITQIDKSYKPWFSSVWEPPSGEIESLLFALQAAIGSGVVCYYLGYSKGKSKRVEKDKL
- a CDS encoding energy-coupling factor ABC transporter permease, with translation MSKKYQISLGIFLALLFIPESVYAMHIMEGFLPAKWCVAWGVICIPFVVVGLFSIKQKIRVNPKIKMLIAMAGAFAFVLSALKIPSVTGSCSHPTGVGLGAILFGPAVMSVLGVIVLIFQALLLAHGGLTTLGANTFSMAVVGPLVSYFLYKLLKKMNVSSSVAVFVAAMLGDLMTYVTTSIQLALAFPDATGGVLVSMTKFMGIFAVTQIPLAISEGILTVIVFNILNNYNKEELVQLKVISEEV